A part of Hydrogenobacter sp. T-8 genomic DNA contains:
- a CDS encoding FliI/YscN family ATPase yields the protein MKGVFRVYHKVYRASGVYLEAYNTEGAVGDHVIVYPQKNKPVEGEIIGFNEDRCIIMPFSQPSGIKAGDRVWIRKEHVSTVVGKNLLGELLDPFGRRLSDGSLPAGEKKPILLEDINPMERERIKEVFDCGIRSVNALLTLGKGQKVGIFAGAGVGKSTLLGMIVRNSKADAVVLALIGERGREVREFVEDVLGEEGKKRSIIVVTTSDQTPILKVKGALSALVHARYLADQGMDVLLVMDSITRLAMAQREVGLSAGEPPTMKGYTPSVFYMLSKVVENCGKFRKGSITGIFSVLVEGDDISLDPVADSLMGVLDGHIILSRKRANAGIYPAVDPVRSLSRLMPQVVSKEHMQVAMYVREILSAYEAMEDMVNLGLYSPGSNPLVDRAVRHQEELREFFKQKVVEKVSYEDSLEALKSLYGKLI from the coding sequence ATGAAGGGGGTGTTCAGGGTATATCATAAGGTTTACAGGGCGAGCGGTGTTTACCTTGAGGCATACAACACGGAGGGAGCGGTAGGAGACCATGTGATAGTATATCCACAGAAAAACAAGCCGGTAGAGGGCGAGATAATAGGCTTTAACGAGGACAGATGCATAATAATGCCCTTTAGCCAACCCTCTGGAATAAAAGCAGGAGATAGGGTGTGGATAAGGAAGGAGCATGTGTCCACAGTAGTGGGGAAGAACCTACTCGGTGAACTCCTTGACCCCTTTGGAAGGAGGCTCTCGGATGGTTCACTGCCAGCGGGAGAGAAGAAACCAATTCTCTTAGAAGATATAAACCCCATGGAGAGGGAAAGGATAAAAGAGGTTTTTGACTGTGGTATAAGGTCTGTAAACGCACTACTGACCCTGGGAAAGGGCCAAAAGGTGGGCATATTCGCCGGAGCTGGCGTGGGTAAGAGCACACTTTTGGGGATGATAGTAAGAAACAGCAAGGCTGATGCTGTAGTCCTTGCTCTTATAGGTGAGAGGGGAAGAGAGGTAAGAGAGTTTGTGGAGGATGTGCTCGGCGAGGAAGGAAAGAAAAGGAGCATAATAGTGGTCACCACCTCAGACCAGACACCCATACTAAAGGTGAAGGGTGCTCTCAGTGCATTAGTGCATGCAAGATACTTGGCAGACCAAGGCATGGATGTGCTTTTGGTTATGGATTCCATCACTAGGCTTGCCATGGCTCAGAGAGAGGTGGGGTTATCGGCGGGAGAGCCTCCCACCATGAAGGGCTACACGCCTTCTGTTTTTTATATGCTTTCAAAAGTAGTTGAAAACTGCGGGAAGTTTAGGAAAGGCAGTATAACGGGCATTTTCAGCGTTTTGGTGGAAGGTGATGATATAAGCCTTGACCCAGTGGCAGATTCCCTAATGGGTGTCCTTGATGGGCATATAATCCTCTCAAGAAAGAGGGCAAACGCAGGCATATACCCCGCCGTAGACCCCGTAAGAAGCCTCAGCAGGCTCATGCCTCAGGTGGTAAGCAAGGAACATATGCAGGTGGCCATGTATGTCAGAGAAATCCTGAGTGCCTATGAGGCTATGGAGGACATGGTAAACCTTGGTCTTTACAGTCCGGGTAGCAACCCTCTTGTAGACAGGGCGGTAAGGCATCAGGAGGAGCTAAGGGAGTTTTTCAAGCAGAAGGTGGTGGAAAAGGTAAGCTACGAGGATAGCTTGGAAGCATTGAAAAGTCTATACGGAAAACTGATATAA
- a CDS encoding glutamate-5-semialdehyde dehydrogenase — MRSYAEERVELARSTLRRLMSLKTDIKDKTLLRAAELLQERRDFIKEENQKDIEYAKSQGLSPALIDRLLLNDKRIEGMAKVLRDVASLPDPVGEITRMWTRPNGLQVGKMRVPLGVIFIVYEARPNVTIEAASLCMKSSNAVILRGGKEAINSNRALVEVLRQACRETGFPEEAVQFIDRPEREIVWEILGMEGKVDVAIPRGGESLIRAVAERAKVPVIKHYKGVCNIYVDEEADLTKAYHIVYNAKVQRPSVCNAVENLIIHKSLLNTFWVKMADILGKAGVELRCDPESLEVIKSRPELSHVKAVPATEEDYYEEFLDLILAVKTVESLEEAIEFIEKYGSKHSDAIITENYTKAMKFIKEVDSAAVYVNASTRFTDGNEFGLGAEMGISTDKIHARGPMALEELTIEKFIIFGNGQLRDNVGVPPEWMQ; from the coding sequence CTGAGGTCCTATGCGGAAGAAAGGGTGGAGCTTGCCCGCTCCACGCTCAGAAGGCTCATGTCCCTAAAAACAGACATAAAGGACAAAACCCTCCTGAGAGCCGCAGAGCTTTTACAAGAAAGAAGGGATTTTATAAAGGAAGAAAACCAAAAGGACATAGAATACGCAAAATCTCAAGGGCTTTCACCTGCTCTTATAGACAGACTACTTCTCAATGACAAACGAATAGAGGGTATGGCAAAGGTTCTAAGGGATGTGGCGTCTTTACCAGACCCGGTGGGAGAGATAACGCGTATGTGGACGCGTCCTAATGGTCTACAGGTGGGAAAAATGCGTGTTCCTCTTGGAGTTATCTTTATTGTCTACGAGGCAAGACCTAACGTCACTATAGAAGCCGCCTCTTTGTGTATGAAATCTTCAAACGCTGTAATCTTAAGGGGTGGAAAGGAAGCCATAAACTCCAACAGGGCTCTTGTGGAGGTGCTTCGTCAAGCCTGTAGAGAAACGGGTTTTCCAGAGGAGGCGGTTCAATTTATAGACAGACCAGAGAGGGAGATAGTGTGGGAGATACTGGGTATGGAGGGCAAGGTGGACGTGGCAATTCCAAGGGGCGGTGAGAGCCTCATTAGGGCGGTGGCAGAAAGGGCAAAGGTGCCAGTTATAAAGCATTACAAGGGAGTTTGCAACATATATGTGGATGAGGAGGCGGACCTTACAAAGGCTTACCATATAGTCTACAACGCAAAGGTGCAAAGACCCTCTGTCTGTAATGCGGTGGAGAACCTCATAATCCACAAAAGTCTCTTAAATACCTTCTGGGTAAAGATGGCGGATATCTTAGGAAAGGCAGGAGTGGAGCTAAGGTGCGACCCAGAAAGCCTTGAGGTGATAAAGTCCAGACCAGAGCTTTCTCATGTAAAGGCAGTCCCTGCCACGGAAGAGGACTACTATGAGGAGTTTCTTGACCTTATACTTGCAGTTAAAACGGTAGAAAGCCTTGAAGAAGCCATAGAGTTTATAGAAAAATATGGTTCAAAGCACTCAGATGCCATAATAACGGAAAACTACACAAAAGCCATGAAGTTCATAAAGGAAGTGGACTCCGCAGCGGTCTATGTGAACGCTTCCACCCGCTTTACAGATGGCAACGAGTTTGGTCTTGGTGCGGAGATGGGTATATCCACCGATAAAATTCATGCAAGAGGTCCGATGGCTCTTGAGGAGCTAACCATTGAGAAGTTTATAATTTTTGGTAATGGACAGTTAAGAGACAACGTGGGAGTTCCTCCCGAATGGATGCAATAG
- a CDS encoding SulP family inorganic anion transporter, protein MKINITFDLAPFLPWLRDYDKDKFTRDLIAGLTVAAVLVPQSMAYALLAGMPPIYGLYASFLPVIVAALFGSSRFLATGPVAMTAILTSSALYGLAEPSSERWVMLASVLALMVGFIRLVVGVLKLAFVVELISTSVIMGFTSAGALVIALSQAGHLLGFKITQSTHIYEVLADIISKLSQTNPYTLVVGIVAYAIIWFSKKISPLIPGALLAVFITSIASYFLGLQNLGVSIVGEVPSGLPSLEVPSVDYRTFSQLWVGALVISAFGLMEAVAIAKQLAIKAGDKWDPNQELIGQGLANIVAGLFKGFPVGGSFSRSALNFQLGAKTPIASVITGSTVGLTLLFLAPFFYYLPKATLSAIVLSAVINLIRPQEILKLYRINPVDGVVAGVTFATVFFMDLWVAITLGTLIAFGSFVYKTMYPRIVLLTRNPQSSTFVNAEREKLPECPQILYVRPNMSIYFGNAEYVYEYVLQKVEERKKTLKFVLLDLEAVNYMDASGSLMLVRLLDRIRAMGIEPAFANIGCTVYPLLENVEFDKHMDVDYVFDSKGQSIVELFKRLDHEYCRKKCPYAVFKECWTVKEQNFKPIERVA, encoded by the coding sequence ATGAAAATAAACATAACCTTTGACCTCGCACCCTTTCTCCCATGGCTAAGGGATTATGACAAGGATAAGTTTACCAGAGACCTTATAGCTGGACTTACGGTAGCTGCGGTGCTTGTGCCTCAATCTATGGCTTATGCCCTTTTGGCAGGCATGCCACCCATATACGGACTGTATGCCTCATTTCTTCCTGTTATTGTAGCTGCACTCTTTGGAAGCTCAAGGTTTCTGGCTACGGGTCCAGTCGCCATGACCGCCATTCTTACAAGCTCAGCCCTCTATGGGCTTGCGGAACCATCCAGTGAAAGATGGGTTATGCTCGCCTCCGTGCTTGCCCTTATGGTGGGCTTTATAAGGTTGGTTGTGGGGGTGCTAAAGCTGGCTTTTGTGGTGGAGCTTATATCCACAAGCGTAATAATGGGTTTTACCAGCGCCGGTGCTCTTGTGATAGCCCTCAGTCAGGCGGGACATCTTCTTGGCTTTAAAATAACGCAGAGCACCCATATATACGAAGTGCTTGCGGACATAATAAGCAAGCTTTCCCAGACAAACCCCTATACGCTCGTGGTGGGCATAGTTGCCTACGCCATAATTTGGTTTTCAAAAAAGATAAGCCCCTTGATTCCCGGCGCCCTTTTGGCGGTCTTTATAACATCCATAGCCTCCTACTTTCTGGGACTTCAAAACCTTGGCGTTTCAATAGTGGGAGAAGTGCCCAGCGGTTTGCCTTCCCTCGAGGTGCCCTCTGTAGACTATAGGACCTTTTCCCAACTCTGGGTGGGTGCTCTTGTTATATCCGCCTTTGGACTTATGGAAGCTGTTGCCATAGCCAAACAGCTCGCCATAAAGGCAGGAGACAAGTGGGACCCCAATCAGGAGCTTATAGGTCAGGGTCTCGCCAACATAGTGGCAGGTCTCTTTAAGGGTTTTCCCGTAGGCGGCTCCTTTTCAAGGTCCGCCCTTAACTTTCAGCTTGGTGCAAAAACACCCATAGCCAGCGTCATAACGGGTTCAACTGTAGGTCTTACCCTGCTCTTTCTTGCACCCTTCTTCTATTATCTGCCCAAAGCCACCCTCTCAGCCATAGTGCTCTCCGCGGTTATAAACCTTATAAGACCCCAAGAGATATTAAAGCTCTACAGGATAAACCCTGTGGACGGTGTTGTAGCAGGGGTTACCTTTGCCACTGTCTTTTTCATGGACCTGTGGGTTGCCATAACCCTGGGAACGCTCATAGCCTTTGGTAGCTTTGTATACAAGACCATGTATCCAAGGATAGTCCTGCTCACAAGAAATCCCCAGTCTTCCACCTTTGTGAACGCAGAAAGGGAGAAGTTGCCTGAATGCCCGCAGATACTCTACGTAAGACCCAACATGTCCATATACTTTGGCAACGCAGAGTACGTATACGAGTATGTGCTTCAGAAGGTGGAAGAAAGGAAAAAGACCCTCAAGTTTGTCCTTCTTGACCTTGAGGCGGTCAACTACATGGATGCCTCAGGCAGTTTGATGCTTGTGAGGCTACTGGATAGGATAAGGGCGATGGGTATAGAGCCAGCCTTTGCCAACATAGGATGCACCGTCTATCCCCTTCTTGAAAACGTGGAGTTTGACAAACATATGGATGTGGACTACGTGTTTGACTCAAAGGGTCAGTCCATAGTGGAGCTTTTCAAAAGGCTTGACCACGAGTATTGTAGGAAGAAATGCCCCTATGCGGTCTTTAAAGAGTGTTGGACTGTAAAAGAACAGAACTTTAAGCCTATTGAAAGGGTGGCATAG
- the nadD gene encoding nicotinate-nucleotide adenylyltransferase, translated as MKLFFGGSFDPIHIGHLLVARDTLELLGFEKVVFLPAYQAPLKEPHRASAKDRYNMVSLATEGFQGFEVSRIEIERGGVSYTVDTARELHKILGQKPYFLVGADSFLSLHLWKKPKELISLAGFVIIDREGRWQEVKGYIREHFPELKEGRDFHLVSVRRVDVSSTEIRQRLKEGKSVKWLVPEKVEEYILSRGLYR; from the coding sequence ATGAAACTTTTCTTTGGTGGTAGTTTTGACCCAATACATATAGGTCATCTTTTAGTAGCAAGGGATACCCTTGAGCTTTTGGGCTTTGAAAAGGTAGTTTTTTTACCAGCTTATCAAGCACCTCTAAAAGAGCCACACAGGGCAAGTGCGAAGGACAGGTATAACATGGTGAGCCTTGCAACAGAGGGTTTTCAAGGCTTTGAGGTAAGCAGGATAGAAATAGAGAGGGGTGGAGTTTCTTACACGGTGGATACCGCAAGGGAATTACACAAAATTCTTGGACAAAAGCCTTATTTTCTCGTAGGAGCGGACAGCTTTTTGAGCCTTCACCTGTGGAAAAAGCCTAAGGAGCTTATTTCCCTTGCAGGTTTTGTGATAATAGACAGAGAGGGCAGGTGGCAGGAGGTTAAAGGCTACATAAGGGAGCATTTCCCAGAGCTTAAAGAAGGAAGGGATTTCCATCTTGTTTCAGTTAGACGAGTAGATGTATCCTCAACAGAGATAAGGCAAAGGCTAAAAGAAGGCAAAAGCGTAAAATGGCTCGTGCCAGAAAAGGTGGAGGAGTATATACTTTCAAGGGGTCTTTATAGATAA
- a CDS encoding DNA-methyltransferase, with product MKIELDKVYHGDCIEIMKQLPDECVDLIFADPPFNIGVRYDKWKDNLKYEEYLQWSESWLKEAYRLLKKNGSIYVAIGDEFAAELAIILKRLGLYMRNWIIWYYTFGQHQKKKFTRSHTHILYYTKHKSHFTFNADAIRVPSARQTIYKDRRANPKGRIPDDVWTFPRICGTFKERVGNHPCQMPTALLERIILASSNPGDIVLDPFGGTGTTAVVAKRLGRHFITIELSEQYYSAIVKRLKMEDDAKSMKKSTKGLFQSLYEFSHT from the coding sequence ATGAAGATAGAGTTAGACAAGGTTTATCACGGAGACTGCATAGAGATAATGAAACAGCTTCCCGACGAATGCGTAGACCTAATATTTGCAGACCCACCTTTCAATATAGGTGTAAGATACGATAAATGGAAAGATAACCTTAAGTATGAAGAATATCTTCAATGGTCTGAAAGTTGGTTAAAAGAAGCCTACAGACTTTTAAAGAAAAACGGCTCTATATACGTGGCTATAGGAGATGAATTTGCTGCAGAATTAGCTATTATACTTAAAAGGCTTGGGCTTTATATGAGAAATTGGATAATATGGTATTATACCTTTGGTCAACACCAGAAGAAAAAATTCACTCGCTCTCATACGCATATACTATACTATACTAAACATAAGTCCCACTTTACTTTTAACGCTGATGCAATAAGAGTGCCATCTGCGAGGCAAACTATATACAAGGATAGGAGAGCAAATCCAAAAGGTAGAATTCCGGACGATGTTTGGACATTTCCAAGAATATGCGGGACTTTCAAAGAGAGGGTTGGTAATCATCCATGCCAAATGCCTACAGCTTTGCTGGAAAGGATTATATTAGCCAGTTCAAATCCAGGAGATATAGTGCTTGACCCTTTTGGAGGCACGGGGACTACCGCAGTAGTCGCTAAGAGATTAGGTAGACACTTTATCACTATTGAATTATCGGAGCAATATTATAGTGCTATAGTTAAACGGTTAAAAATGGAAGATGACGCCAAGAGTATGAAAAAAAGCACAAAGGGGCTGTTTCAAAGTTTGTATGAATTTAGTCATACTTGA
- a CDS encoding RNA-guided endonuclease InsQ/TnpB family protein, whose amino-acid sequence MQSSIKRSLLFSLDFSNTGKLSFLENLWQEYQKACQYFVDVGYETKTLPSYKHVKSYPYQTWLSKRYLGCALQQAKAILKSLFSKLKKGKNPQKPLIKKPALKLDSRFYRIEKGRNSFDFWLFLRDPQNQRWIALPFKSYEYANNYFRDWKLCSDIELLKRDGKWYIKLIFEKEVKLESKKPKGIDIGYRKLIATSEGEVFGREVKEVIEKRIEPKKQGSRRWKRAKHYLKTEINRILKKVIDGSFSPVLEGLKNLKKGKSGVWSRVVNRRFNHWLYGYVLKRIKELCEVVGVQYHIVPSAYTSRACPECGYQDKLNRNGEYFKCLRCGYEEDADVVGARNVLMRFTRELIVPLPAKPRPVEYFSIG is encoded by the coding sequence ATGCAAAGTAGCATCAAAAGAAGTTTGCTCTTCTCTCTGGATTTTTCAAATACAGGAAAGTTAAGTTTTCTTGAAAACCTCTGGCAGGAATATCAAAAGGCTTGTCAATACTTTGTAGATGTAGGCTATGAAACTAAAACACTACCTTCCTATAAACATGTTAAAAGCTACCCATACCAAACTTGGTTAAGCAAGAGATATCTTGGTTGTGCTTTACAGCAGGCAAAAGCAATCCTTAAAAGCCTTTTCTCAAAACTCAAAAAAGGCAAAAATCCTCAAAAACCTTTGATAAAAAAGCCTGCCTTAAAACTTGACAGTAGGTTTTACAGGATTGAGAAAGGTAGAAACTCCTTTGACTTTTGGCTCTTCTTGAGAGACCCTCAGAACCAGAGATGGATTGCTTTACCTTTCAAAAGCTATGAGTATGCTAACAATTACTTCAGAGATTGGAAACTATGCTCTGATATAGAACTTTTGAAAAGAGATGGCAAGTGGTATATAAAGCTCATCTTTGAGAAAGAGGTCAAGTTAGAGAGCAAAAAGCCAAAGGGCATAGATATAGGATACAGGAAGTTAATCGCTACATCAGAAGGAGAAGTTTTTGGAAGGGAAGTCAAGGAAGTCATAGAAAAGAGGATAGAACCTAAAAAGCAAGGTTCAAGAAGGTGGAAAAGGGCGAAGCATTATTTGAAGACAGAGATAAACAGGATACTCAAGAAGGTGATAGATGGCAGTTTTTCTCCAGTGCTTGAAGGATTAAAGAATTTGAAGAAGGGTAAAAGTGGAGTATGGAGTAGGGTGGTAAACAGGAGGTTTAATCATTGGTTGTATGGATATGTTCTAAAGAGGATAAAGGAGCTATGTGAGGTAGTTGGCGTCCAATATCACATAGTTCCTTCAGCTTACACAAGCAGGGCTTGTCCTGAGTGTGGATATCAGGATAAGTTGAACCGTAATGGAGAATATTTCAAGTGCCTACGGTGTGGGTATGAGGAGGATGCGGACGTAGTAGGTGCAAGGAATGTTCTTATGCGGTTCACAAGGGAGCTTATAGTCCCCTTGCCTGCGAAACCTCGTCCTGTGGAATATTTTTCTATAGGATGA
- a CDS encoding YbgA family protein: MRQFPKPRVVVSACLNLKPVRYNGQEVRDEFVLKLLPYCEVVEVCPEIAIGLGVPREKIIVYKRDHAFGLSQPATGLELTERMESFSEKFLSGLSEVDGFILKSKSPSCGVSNTKVYKDPEGREFYSKGKGLFAMRVLEKFEDIPVEDEGRLRDKQLRTHFLTRLFSIADLRESFKRIEKVKDLMDFHQRYKYLLMAYSQAKLKTLGRLTAQAREENLRETLEEYKKVFLEALKRKPSVGQHTNAILHIFGHLSRNFKPSEREHFLKLVGDYKKGAVERKLLVEFLKSYAYRFENQYLLTQTYLQPYPEELEL, from the coding sequence GTGAGGCAGTTCCCAAAGCCAAGAGTAGTAGTCAGTGCCTGTCTAAATCTAAAACCTGTTCGCTACAACGGTCAAGAGGTTAGGGATGAGTTTGTCCTTAAACTTCTTCCTTACTGTGAAGTCGTAGAGGTCTGTCCAGAGATAGCCATAGGGCTTGGTGTTCCAAGAGAGAAGATAATAGTCTATAAAAGAGACCATGCCTTTGGTCTTTCTCAACCTGCAACGGGTCTTGAGCTAACGGAAAGGATGGAGAGCTTTTCAGAGAAGTTTTTAAGCGGACTTTCAGAGGTAGATGGCTTTATACTAAAGAGCAAGTCGCCCTCTTGTGGGGTTTCCAATACAAAGGTATACAAAGACCCAGAGGGAAGAGAGTTTTATTCAAAGGGAAAGGGGCTTTTTGCCATGAGGGTCTTAGAAAAATTTGAGGACATACCTGTAGAAGACGAAGGCAGGTTAAGAGATAAACAACTACGCACGCATTTCCTCACAAGGCTTTTTTCTATTGCAGACCTCAGAGAAAGCTTCAAGAGGATAGAAAAGGTAAAAGACCTTATGGACTTTCACCAAAGGTATAAGTATCTTCTTATGGCATACTCTCAGGCAAAGCTAAAGACCCTTGGAAGACTTACCGCACAGGCAAGAGAGGAAAACCTAAGAGAAACTCTTGAAGAATACAAAAAGGTTTTCTTAGAAGCCCTCAAGAGGAAGCCCTCTGTGGGTCAGCATACCAACGCAATACTCCACATCTTCGGACATCTCTCAAGAAACTTCAAGCCATCAGAGAGGGAGCACTTTTTAAAGTTGGTGGGAGACTACAAAAAGGGAGCTGTAGAAAGAAAACTTCTCGTGGAGTTTCTAAAGAGCTACGCCTACAGGTTTGAAAACCAGTATCTCCTCACACAAACCTATCTCCAACCTTATCCAGAGGAGCTTGAGCTTTAG
- the carB gene encoding carbamoyl-phosphate synthase large subunit gives MPRRTDIRKILIIGSGPIVIGQAAEFDYSGTQACKALLQEGYEVVLVNSNPATIMTDPQFAHRTYIEPLTVEVLEEIISVERPDALLPTLGGQTALNLAVKLYEEGILEKYGVRLIGASYQAIKKGEDRDLFRRSMEKIGLKVPPSVVVSTLQEALERVREVGFPAILRPAFTLGGTGGSIAYNMEEFKEKVEIALKTSPIHQVLIDKSLIGWKEFEFEVIRDSRDNVIIVCSIENFDPMGVHTGDSITVAPAQTLTDKEYQILRDACIEIMREIGVDTGGSNIQFAVSPEDGDFYVIEMNPRVSRSSALASKATGFPIAKVAAKLAVGYTLDELKNDITRFTPASFEPSIDYVVVKIPRFDFAKFPRTDRTLGTMMKSVGEVMSIGRTFKEALGKAIRSLEQDLYGLALPDYSMLEDEEIKRGLRIPNPNRLWYISGAFRKGYSVQEVYELSKIDPWFLENIKQIVEFEKVIKEKDLDPQTLRLAKEMGYSDLEIAKLKDMEEHEIRNLRYQWNIVPAFKGVDTCAGEFIAYTPYYYSSYERPYYTLEGMEILDED, from the coding sequence ATGCCCAGACGCACAGACATAAGGAAAATACTCATCATAGGCTCAGGACCCATAGTAATTGGTCAGGCGGCGGAGTTTGACTATTCTGGCACTCAAGCATGCAAGGCTCTCTTGCAAGAGGGCTATGAGGTGGTGTTAGTCAATTCAAACCCAGCCACCATAATGACAGACCCCCAGTTCGCCCACAGAACCTACATAGAACCACTTACTGTGGAGGTGCTGGAGGAGATAATAAGTGTAGAAAGACCCGATGCCCTGCTTCCCACGCTGGGAGGTCAAACCGCCCTTAACCTTGCGGTAAAGCTTTACGAGGAAGGCATATTGGAGAAATACGGTGTGAGGCTCATAGGTGCTAGCTACCAAGCCATAAAGAAGGGAGAGGACAGAGACCTTTTTAGAAGGTCTATGGAGAAGATTGGGCTAAAGGTGCCCCCCAGCGTGGTTGTATCTACTCTGCAAGAGGCCCTTGAGAGGGTGAGAGAGGTGGGCTTTCCAGCCATACTGAGACCTGCCTTTACCTTGGGTGGCACCGGAGGCTCTATTGCCTACAACATGGAGGAGTTCAAGGAAAAGGTGGAGATTGCCCTAAAGACCTCTCCCATACATCAGGTACTAATAGATAAGTCCCTCATAGGCTGGAAGGAGTTTGAGTTTGAGGTCATAAGGGACTCAAGGGACAATGTGATAATTGTCTGTAGCATTGAAAACTTTGACCCCATGGGCGTGCATACGGGTGACTCTATCACCGTTGCACCCGCACAGACCCTTACAGACAAGGAATATCAAATACTTAGAGATGCCTGCATTGAGATAATGAGAGAGATAGGCGTAGACACAGGAGGCTCTAACATACAGTTTGCGGTAAGTCCAGAGGACGGAGACTTCTACGTGATAGAAATGAACCCAAGAGTTTCTCGCTCCTCTGCGCTTGCTTCTAAGGCAACGGGCTTCCCTATAGCAAAGGTTGCAGCAAAACTGGCGGTAGGCTATACCCTTGATGAGCTAAAGAACGATATTACACGCTTTACACCTGCCTCCTTTGAACCTTCCATAGACTATGTGGTTGTGAAAATTCCTCGCTTTGACTTTGCCAAGTTTCCAAGAACAGACAGAACCCTTGGCACAATGATGAAGTCCGTTGGGGAGGTTATGTCAATAGGAAGGACCTTCAAGGAAGCTCTCGGTAAAGCCATAAGGAGCCTTGAGCAAGACCTTTATGGACTTGCACTTCCAGACTACTCAATGCTGGAGGATGAGGAGATAAAGAGAGGTCTAAGAATACCTAATCCAAACAGACTTTGGTATATCTCTGGAGCTTTCAGAAAAGGCTATAGCGTGCAAGAAGTCTACGAACTTTCAAAGATAGACCCCTGGTTTCTGGAAAATATAAAGCAGATAGTGGAATTTGAAAAGGTTATAAAGGAAAAAGACTTGGACCCACAGACCCTAAGGCTTGCCAAAGAGATGGGTTATTCGGACTTAGAGATAGCAAAACTCAAAGACATGGAGGAGCACGAGATAAGAAACCTTAGGTATCAGTGGAACATAGTCCCAGCCTTTAAGGGCGTAGATACCTGTGCTGGAGAGTTTATCGCATACACACCATACTACTACTCAAGCTACGAAAGACCCTATTACACCCTTGAGGGTATGGAAATCCTTGATGAAGACTAA